CAAGCAGCTGGTGGACGTCGTCGGCCCGGCGTGGGCCAAGCAGATCCTGTTCTCCGGGGAGATCCTGGACGCGGCCACCGCGCTGCGCATCGGCCTGGTCAACGAGGTGCACCCGGCGGAGGAGCTGGAGGCGCGGGTCAAGGGCCTGGCCGAGACCATCGCCTCGCGGGCGCGGGTCAGCGTGCGCGGGGCCAAGCGGATCGTCAACCGGATCACCGACGGCCGCCACGACGAGGACGAGGCCGTGCGGGCGCTCTACGACGAGGCGGTGCGCAGCCCCGAGTACGCGGAGGGCGTGGCGGCGTTCCTGGAGAAGCGGCCGCCGCGGTTCTGACCCCGGTTCAACCGCGCGGCGGTGGGTACCTCGTCGGCATGAGCGAACCCGACGACAAGCCCGTCAACCCGGACCCGCCGCACTCCCCGGGCACGCCGGAGCCGCCCGACCTCGACGTGGACCCCACGCAGTTCCTCGACGAGGACGAGCGGCGCGACCGACCCGGGAACGAGGACGAGCCGCCCTCCTAGGGCGGCTCGTCCGGGAGCACCCGGCCTCAGCGGCCGTCGTGCTTGTCGGTGTCCCCGGGCCACTCGCCGGCGATCTTCTCGTACCCGGTCGCGCCGCCCCGGTCGATCGCGGCCTTCACCAGGCCGAAGATCGCGCCCTGGACGGTCGCGGCCAGCAGCACCTCGCCCCAGCCGCGGTCCTTCTGGGTCGCGGTGGGGGCCTCCTTCGTGCCGGTGATGAGCTTCCACACCTGGCCGAACACCGCGCTGGCGGCCAACCCGCCCAGCACGCCGAACAGCAGGCCCAGTGGTCGGTAGAGCAGCTTGCCCACGGTCACCGCCCCCGCCGCGCGAGCTTCCACAGCACCACCAGGAGCGCCACCGCGCCCGCGGCCACCGCCGCCGGGTGCCTGCGGGCCCGCTCCACGCGCTGCTGCACGGTCGGCGGCAGCTGCTCGACCGCCCGGGTGGCCCGCTCGCCCACCTGCCCGGCGACCGCGGTGGCCCTCTCACCCACCCGGGTGGCGACCACCCCGGCCTTCTCGCCCACCTGGGTGGCCACCGCGCCGGCCTTCTCACCGACCGCGCCCGCCTTCTCGCCGACCTGCCCGGCGACGGCCGTGGCCCTCTCGCCGACCTGCGCCGCGACCGCGCCCGCCTTCTCGCCCAGCCGGCCGGCCTTCTCACCGGTGGCGACCCCGGCGCTCCCGGCCGCCGCACCCGCGGCGGCACCGGCCTTCGACGCCTGCTCGCCCGCCTTGTCCGCGGCCTGGCCGACCGCGGCGGCCGCCTTGCCCGCCGCCGCGGAGACGGCCGCGTTCGCCCGCGTCGCGGTCTCCTTCACCTTCTCCACCCCTTCGTGCGCCTTCTCCTTGACCCGGCCCGGCACGTCCGCCTTGTGCGCCAGCGCCTCGACGGTGTCGCCCAGCTCGCGCCGCGTCCGCTCCACCTCGGCGCGCAGCTCGTCCGGGTCGCTCGGACCGTTGTCCCTCATCGGGCCGCTCATCGGTGTGCCCTCTCGCTCACGGTGGCGATGTCCTGCTTCACGCCCGCGATGGCCTCTTCCGGCACGGGCGGGGTACCGCGGTCGATCTGCTTGCGGCCGGCCAGTGCGAGCACGCCCGCGACGGCGAGCACGGCCAGGGCGACGACGAACGCCGAGACCCACGCGGGCCACACCGTGGCCAGCAGCAGCACCAGGCCGGCGATCACGGCGCCCAGGCCGAACCAGGCCAGCACGCCGGCGCCGCCGAGGAGCCCGGCGCCGGTGCCGACGCGCCTGCCCTTCGTGCGCATCTCCGCCACGGCCAGCCGGATCTCGTCCCGCGCGAGCCTGCTCACCTGCTCCGAGAGCCGGTTGACCAGTTCGGCGGTGGACGGTTCGCGGTCGGTGGCGACGTGGTTCATGGCCGACTCCTCTCACTTGCCCACCCGACTACCCAGAACGCCCCTGGTGTACGCCACGTTTTCGGGGGAACCCCGACGGCCATGGCGACGCGAGCACCCGACGCACCCACCAAGTTGCCCAAGCGCTCCTGGTGGGGCGTGCTGAAGCGCACGGTGAAGGAGTTCAACGACGACAACCTCACCGACTGGGCCGCCGCCCTGACCTACTACGCCGTGCTGTCGCTGTTCCCCGGGATCCTGCTGCTCACGTCGCTGCTCGGCCTGCTCGGGCCGAACTCCACCCAGACCATTGTGGACAGCCTGGACGTGCTCGGTCCGGGCGAGGCCAAGGACTTCATCGCCCAGGGCATCCAGAACCTCCAGCAGTCGAGGGCCAGCGGGCCGCTCGCGATCGTCGGCCTGGTCACCGCGCTGTGGTCCGCCTCCGGGTACGTGGGCGCGTTCATGCGCGCGTCGAACTCGATCTACGACGTGGAGGAGGGGCGCCCGTTCTGGAAGGTCATCCCGCTGCGGCTGGGGCTGACCGTGGGCGTGGTGGTGCTGCTGGCGCTGACCGCGCTCGGCGTCACGCTCACCGGCGGCGTCTCGCGGTGGCTGGGCGACCTGATCGGGCTGGGGCCCACGTTCGTCACGGTGTGGGACATCGCCAAGTGGCCCGTGCTGTTCCTGCTGGCCAGCGCCGCGATCGGGCTGCTGTACTGGGCGTCGCCGAACGTGCGGCAGCCGAGCTTCCTGTGGATCACGCCGGGCGGCCTGCTGGCCGTGCTGGTGTGGGTGGCCGCGTCGACCGGCTTCGCGCTGTACGTGGCGAACTTCTCCTCGTACAACAAGACCTACGGCTCGCTGGCCGGTGTGATCGTCTTCCTGGTCTGGCTGTGGATCTCGAACCTCGCGCTGCTGCTGGGCGCGGAGCTGGACGCCGAGCTGGAGCGGGGCCGGCGGATGGAGACCGGCGAGTCCAGCGGGCAGGACCCGGTGGCACCGCCGCGCGACACGCGGGCGATGGACGGCTGACGCGCCGCGGCGGCGGTCCCGTCGTGGGACCGCCGCCGCGGGAAGACCTTCACGTCACCTTCACGTCACAGCGTCAGGACTGCTGCTCCGCCTTCTGCTCGGCGACCTGCTTGTGCACCTCGTCCATGTCGACCTTCCGGGCCTGGTCGATCAGGTCCTCCAGGGCCGCCTCCGGCAGGGCGCCGGGCTGGGCGTAGAGCACGACGCCGTCGCGCACGATCATCAGGGTCGGGATCGACCGGATCTGGAACGCCGCGGCGAGCTGCTGCTGCGCCTCGGTGTCGACCTTGCCGAACACGATGTCCGAGTGCTTCTCGGCGGACTTCTCGTAGACCGGGGCGAACTGGCGGCACGGGCCGCACCAGCTCGCCCAGAAGTCGACCAGGACCATCTCGGAGCCGCCGACTACGTCGTCGAAGTTCTCCGCGGTCAGCTCCACGGTGGCCATAGGTCCTCCTCGGTGTGGACGTGGGGCGTTCCACCCCTTGTACCCGCTCCAACGACCGGGACACGCGCCGAATTCCTTTCAACAACTTGTGGACGTCTTCAACAGAACGTTGTAGTTTTCGGGCCACCCCATCGCAGGAGGTGTCCCGTGCGCCGGACCGCAGCGGTTGCCCTGTCCCTGTTCACGCTGGTCGCGTGCGGTTCGCCCGCCGAGGAGCAACCGTCGGCCGGCGGCGGCGACCAGCCCGACACCGCGGCGATCGTGGGGGCGGTGACCAAGGACGACGCCCTGGCCGCGAGCCTGCCCGAGGGCATCCGGCAGGCCGGGAAGCTGCGGGTCGGCTCCAACGTCCAGAACCCGCCCAACAACTTCTACGCCGCCGACGGCAAGACCCCCGTCGGCTCCGAGGTCGACCTGGTCAAGGCCGTCGGCGCCAAGCTCGGCCTGACCGTCGAGCACCAGGACATGGCGTTCAGCTCGCTGATCACCAGCCTCCAGGCGGGCCGGATCGACGTGACCATGGCCGCGATGAACGACACCCCCGAGCGGCAGCAGGCCATCGACTTCGTCGACTACTTCACCTCCGGCATCACGATCATGGTGCAGAAGGGCAACCCGGCGGGCATCAAGGGCCCGGACGACCTGTGCGGCAAGGCCGTCGCGGTCAACCTCGGCTCCAGCCAGGAGACCTTCGCCAAGCAGCACCGGTGCCTGTCCGGCGACCCCATCCAGGTGACCGCCACCGACAGCGACACGCAGAACCAGAACCAGCTGCGCACCGGCCGCGTCGCCGCCATCCTCAACGACCTGCCCACCGCCGTCTACGTGGCCAGGACCGCGGGCGACGGCGAGTTCTTCGAGGTCGTGGACCTGGCCCCGATCAACGGCGGCCCGTACGGCATCGGCGTCAACAAGAACACCCCCGAGCTGACCGCGGCCGTGCGGAAGGCGCTCCAGGCGCTGGTCGACGACGGCACCTACGGCAAGATCCTCGACGCCTGGGACGTCGAGCAGGGCGCGGTCGGGAAGGTGACCGTCAATGGCAGGTGACGAACCGGCCCCCGATGAACTGGTGGTCGTCCCGCTGCGCCACCGGGGCCGCTGGGTCGGCGGCGCGGTCCTGCTGGCCGCGCTCGGCGCGCTGGTCTGGGCGCTGGCCGGCGCGAAGATCGACTACGCCGCCGTGCCGGGCTTCTTCACCCACGAGATCATGCTGCGCGGCCTGGTCAACACCGTCGTGCTGGCGGTGGTCGCGCAGGCCGGCGCGATCGTGCTCGGCGTGGGCGTCGCGCTGCTGCGGCGCTCGCCCAACCCGGTCGCCCGCTGGTTCGCCGCCGGGTACGTGTGGCTGTTCCGGGGCCTGCCCGTGCTGCTGCAGATCCTGCTGTGGTTCAACCTGGCCCTGGTGTTCGAGGAGATCTCGCTCTTCGGCCTGTACGAGGAGAAGACCAACGTCCTGGTGACCGCGTTCGTGGCCGCCCTGCTCGGCCTGGGCCTCAACGAGAGCGCCTACATGGCCGAGATCGTGCGGGCCGGCCTGAACAGCGTGGACCACGGCCAGGTCGAGGCGGCCAAGGCCATCGGCATGACCCCGGCCACCGCGCTGCGCCGCGTGGTGCTGCCGCAGGCCATGCGGGTGATCATCCCGCCGACCGGCAACAACTTCATCAACATGCTCAAGGGCACCTCCATGGCGTCGGTCATCGGCTTCCTGGAGCTGGTCCACGCGGCCAACAACATCGCCTCGCGCAACCTCCAGATCATGGAGACGCTGCTGGCCGCGGCCGCCTGGTACATGGTCGTGGTCAGCGTGGCGAGCGTCGGCCAGCACTTCCTGGAACGCGCCTACGGCAAGGGGGTCGCCGGAAGATGACGGCACAGCGCGCGATGAGCCTGGTGAGCGCGGTCGGCGTGCGCAAGTCCTTCGGCGGCGTCGAGGTGCTGCGCGGCGTCGACCTGGAGGTCGCGGCGGGCGAGGTGGTGTGCCTGCTCGGCCCGTCGGGCGCGGGCAAGTCGACGTTCCTGCGGTGCGTCAACCACCTGGAGACCATCGACGCGGGCCGCATCCGGGTCGACGGCACCCCGGTGGGCTTCGCCGAGCGCGGCGGC
This portion of the Saccharothrix syringae genome encodes:
- a CDS encoding phage holin family protein, producing the protein MNHVATDREPSTAELVNRLSEQVSRLARDEIRLAVAEMRTKGRRVGTGAGLLGGAGVLAWFGLGAVIAGLVLLLATVWPAWVSAFVVALAVLAVAGVLALAGRKQIDRGTPPVPEEAIAGVKQDIATVSERAHR
- the trxA gene encoding thioredoxin, translated to MATVELTAENFDDVVGGSEMVLVDFWASWCGPCRQFAPVYEKSAEKHSDIVFGKVDTEAQQQLAAAFQIRSIPTLMIVRDGVVLYAQPGALPEAALEDLIDQARKVDMDEVHKQVAEQKAEQQS
- a CDS encoding ABC transporter substrate-binding protein, coding for MRRTAAVALSLFTLVACGSPAEEQPSAGGGDQPDTAAIVGAVTKDDALAASLPEGIRQAGKLRVGSNVQNPPNNFYAADGKTPVGSEVDLVKAVGAKLGLTVEHQDMAFSSLITSLQAGRIDVTMAAMNDTPERQQAIDFVDYFTSGITIMVQKGNPAGIKGPDDLCGKAVAVNLGSSQETFAKQHRCLSGDPIQVTATDSDTQNQNQLRTGRVAAILNDLPTAVYVARTAGDGEFFEVVDLAPINGGPYGIGVNKNTPELTAAVRKALQALVDDGTYGKILDAWDVEQGAVGKVTVNGR
- a CDS encoding DUF3618 domain-containing protein; this translates as MRDNGPSDPDELRAEVERTRRELGDTVEALAHKADVPGRVKEKAHEGVEKVKETATRANAAVSAAAGKAAAAVGQAADKAGEQASKAGAAAGAAAGSAGVATGEKAGRLGEKAGAVAAQVGERATAVAGQVGEKAGAVGEKAGAVATQVGEKAGVVATRVGERATAVAGQVGERATRAVEQLPPTVQQRVERARRHPAAVAAGAVALLVVLWKLARRGR
- a CDS encoding DUF4235 domain-containing protein, translating into MEARAAGAVTVGKLLYRPLGLLFGVLGGLAASAVFGQVWKLITGTKEAPTATQKDRGWGEVLLAATVQGAIFGLVKAAIDRGGATGYEKIAGEWPGDTDKHDGR
- a CDS encoding amino acid ABC transporter permease, translating into MAGDEPAPDELVVVPLRHRGRWVGGAVLLAALGALVWALAGAKIDYAAVPGFFTHEIMLRGLVNTVVLAVVAQAGAIVLGVGVALLRRSPNPVARWFAAGYVWLFRGLPVLLQILLWFNLALVFEEISLFGLYEEKTNVLVTAFVAALLGLGLNESAYMAEIVRAGLNSVDHGQVEAAKAIGMTPATALRRVVLPQAMRVIIPPTGNNFINMLKGTSMASVIGFLELVHAANNIASRNLQIMETLLAAAAWYMVVVSVASVGQHFLERAYGKGVAGR
- a CDS encoding YihY/virulence factor BrkB family protein; its protein translation is MATRAPDAPTKLPKRSWWGVLKRTVKEFNDDNLTDWAAALTYYAVLSLFPGILLLTSLLGLLGPNSTQTIVDSLDVLGPGEAKDFIAQGIQNLQQSRASGPLAIVGLVTALWSASGYVGAFMRASNSIYDVEEGRPFWKVIPLRLGLTVGVVVLLALTALGVTLTGGVSRWLGDLIGLGPTFVTVWDIAKWPVLFLLASAAIGLLYWASPNVRQPSFLWITPGGLLAVLVWVAASTGFALYVANFSSYNKTYGSLAGVIVFLVWLWISNLALLLGAELDAELERGRRMETGESSGQDPVAPPRDTRAMDG